The Lathyrus oleraceus cultivar Zhongwan6 chromosome 5, CAAS_Psat_ZW6_1.0, whole genome shotgun sequence genome includes the window aataaataataaaagaTTTTTTTATTGATCTCATACTGTATTAAGTGTTGTATTAAGTGTTCCTGACGTTAAAAAGTAAATGACATGCTACTTTGACCGAACAATACTTTCAAATCTACTAACATTTTCAATTCACTTTGAAGCTACTGGAACTAAAAAAGTTGGATATATAactttttcttttgttttattAGGTTTATTTAATATCAAAAGTTCTTTAACATAATAATATAATAGTATTGTTGTTATTTTGTAATTCAACATTCATATATATAAAATACAAATAATCTAATAACTTCACAAATATTTAGACATAACGTGACATGTGCGAACGCATGAATCATTTACTAATTTATAATATTTAGAAAAAGAATATTACTTCTTCATTTTAAAATGAATGCTGTTTTAATAAATAAATGTTATTTTAAAGTTAATGTGATTTCACGTTTAAAAGTTTAAGAGACATTATTATTTTAATACTCTCGACAAAAACTTTATAGAAACCTTATTCTTAAAAAACTTCTTTCTTACTTTTTTTTTTTACCTTCTCATACTTTCTTTCATGTTAAGCTAAAGAAGACGGGGACTTGTTGGTTGACTTGAAACATTCAACAAGCTCCTCACAAATATAGTTGTTATCTCTTTCTTCTTTCTCTTCCTTTGCTGAAACTAAAACTCATTCTTCATCTTATCTCGTTCTTTTTTTAGACCTTTTCAGTGATTCCTATGGAACTATTTGCTTTTTCTTCAAACAGGTACTGCTTTTAAATTATTGTCTTACTTTACTAAACTTGTTAGTTTTGTAACAATTTCAAAAGAGTAATGAAGTTACACTTGCAACAAAATGGTTTCATTCAAACGGAAAATGAAAATAGAGATTTGATAATTCACATGGAAACCATGTTACAAAGTGTTGAACTTCCCTTAGTTTCACGTTGTTGTATATACAAAGTACCTCAAAAAATCCGAAAACTCAACCAAGAAGCCTATACTCCAACCATTCTTTCCATTGGTCCATTTCACTATGGAGACAAAAGGTTAGAATCCATGGAAGAACTCAAATTGAGGTACCTCAAGAGTTTCCTTGAGAGAACTCAAAAGGGGTTGGGAGATTGCATTCAATACATCAAAAAATCTGAAGAAAACATTAGGTCTTGTTACTCAGAAGCCATTGAACAAACCACTGATGACTTTGTTAAGATTATTTTAACCGACGCTTGTTTCATAATCGAGTATTTTCTTCGGTCGTTAGAGTGGCCACAAGAAGATCCTTTGTTATCCAAACCATGGTTGAGGTGTGATGTGAAGCTTGATCTCATATTACTTGAAAATCAGCTTCCTTGGTTTGTTCTTGAAGACTTGTTTAACCTGACAGAACCTAGTTGCATCGACGGCGAGGTTTCGTCTTTTTTCGATGTTGCTTTTCATTACTTTAGGGTTCATTTCCTGCAGAGTATATTGCCTAATGAAACAAGTAACAACAAGTTCACAATCGAATACTTTCTTGAACACTATCAACAATATATAATGAAACCTGATCAAGTTAGTATGCAATTACATAACCTCACCGATCTGTTACGAGTATTTTACTTGCCACCCGACATGTTACCGAAGAGGGAAAAACAAACGGTGAAGCATCTATATAGTGCGAGCCAGTTAATAGAAGCCGGCGTAAAACTCAATGTTGGTCAAGATTACCAAAGTGTACTTGAGCTAAGATTCTCAAAGGGTGGGCTTACAATACCGAGATTCGAAGTTTGTCACTGGACGGAGACTCTTTTAAGGAACGTGGTTGCGTTCGAGCAATGTCATTATCCGTTTCAGACTTATGTAACGGATTACACGATCCTCTTGGATTTCCTGATTGATACGAGTCAGGATGTTGATAAACTTGTTGATAAGGGAATAATGATTAACACGTTGGGCGATAGCAATGCAGTTGCTAAAATGATTAACAATCTCTGTGTTAATGTTGTTCAGGAAAACATCAACGGCGGTTATATTTCGTTATGCAGAAGATTGAATTGCTTTTATGAGGACCCTTCTCATAAATATAAGGCAATTTTTATACATGACTACTTCAGCACTCCCTGGAAGATAACATCTTTTGTTGCTGCAATTGTTCTACTTTTGCTTACTCTAGTCCAAGCCACATGTTCTGTCATTTCATTGTTTTAGGTTCAATTCTTGTACTCTTCATTCTTCAATAATAGTGTTGTTATCTTCAGCTTTTGATTTAATGTTCTGCTTCTGCATGCAATAAATACAGGACTTGTCTTTCTTGTTCTTGAACATGTACTCTTAGACGCTTAAGGCACAATGACACTTCTTGATCATATTAGCCCATTTGTTTTAAGGTTTGAGATGTCTCAAACTAGAGTAGTCAGTTGCGGCCAATAGTGGTGCTATAGCGGAACGGAGGCAGACCGCTATGGGATGAGACTTAGCGGTGCATAACACTATAGTAGCCACTACTATTAGGTAAATAGCAGGATAGTGGAGCGGAGTGATTCCTGGCTCGGAGCAGTTTCTAGCCCATTATCCTTTTCCCCCTTTGAAAAATTGAGTTGAGACAAACATAATATAAGTGAAGTGGCTGATGATATTGAAATTGTTGACAAAATTTGTGTAAATGCAGGATGTGTTGGGGATAAGGGGATTGGTTTGTAAAAGCCATTACAATGAAATCTTGCTACAATAGGTACATCAGAAAGTGCTTGTATGCATTTCTAAGTAGGCAACACAATGTTAAGACTCATGATTTGCTAGGATTGGCACTAGAACTTGGTAGGAGAATCCACCAAATCAAGCTATTCAATCGTTTTTTTTAACTGACTAGTGTTTTTTTTCTAAATTATATtcaaaataaaatgaataatGGAGATGCAGGGTACTAGTGTTTTTTTTCTAAATTATATtcaaaataaaatgaataatGGAGATGCGGGGTATCGATCCCCGTACCTCTCGCATGCTAAGCGAGCGCTCTACCATCTGAGCTACATCCCCATATATAATCTGGGTTTTGTAAATAATATACGTAAATGCAGTTTTAGTCTTCCTATTTATTTTCTCATCActttaaaaattaattatttagtCTGTCTAATTTAATATCTTAAGGATTTTAATCTTCCAGAGTGTATTCTTTTTTTATGATTTGGCAAAATAATTGATATGGTTTAAGTGACATTAAACATTATAATctaatataaattaaaaaaaaaattaattactatacactgtcagtgtaaaaagttttacaccgtcggttcatcaccatcacccgtttgtattactttatagatttttaaaataaaagtcaaacttcttttaatatccaacgtctataattaagtgatggtgtaaaacccttttacactgacagtgtatttcaattaatctcttaaaaaaataaaaagatacgTAAACAAAAATGACAAAATCACATTTTTCATTTGCATAAAAACTTATATTACGTTTGAATATCTTAAAATGAATGGAGCAAATTGGAAATGATAGGAGTGGAATTGATCAGTATAGAATGAAATGGAATGAATCAGTATGGAATAAAGTGAATTTCATTTCATCATTTGAATATTTTACAGCGGAAGAAATACGGTGGTAAGTGGcgaaatgaaatgaaaatgataTTATTCCATTCACTCACCTTCATCCGATTTTAAATaattcaaacaataaaatttatttttattccgtctcatatcatatcatattTCAGCTATCCGAACGCctaaattgatttttttttgcaAGATGTTCATCATCTCTAATCGAAAAATCTGGTTTTCTTGTCAAATCTAGAAATTACTTCCTTTATATCTTCATCTTCAATTGTGTTTTCCTTTTTTCGTTTCTGACTCCTAATACTATGTTACGAGAAACCAGTCTACAAGGAAGAAGAAATAGATGTTGGTGTGACATTGAGTCGCCATTGCTGATTTTATAGATTTACAGGAATCTTGAAAGAAGGTTTAAAGGGTATGGTTGTTTTAATGTGGTTGTTGATGATGGGTTGCTCACTTTTTTTTGTCACCCTTACTAATTCAACTGTGCATGTCAATCTTATTAATTTAGATATAGTCACTACTTTGATTGGTTTAATAATGAGAGAGAAATCGTGTAAAGGATGTCATAAAATATTTGAAAGAAAATAATGATGAGATTATGCAGATTATAAATGGGTCAAAGACAAATGAAGATGTATTGaagattaaaattaaaattaGGTGTATGTATTTTTTAGTTGTTTCATTAGGCAATATAAGGATGTCAGGGAAACTAAAGTTGTCTTTCGAATGAAAAGGTTGCAGATAAGGATCACTATCCAACAATTTCAAATTCTATAATCTGAACCCACGCCAAGGTTTTTTTTTGGCATAGTATGGTTTCTATAATCCAAATCCATGTTGAAGTGGTTTTGACACAATTCAGATTCTATAATCTAAAACATATCATTGAATTCTTTTCTATGCTTTAGATTGCACCAACAGTTTTTTTTTTAACTAGAGTGCACCAAAATTTATATAAAATAATGTGTTGGATTCACTTACAGTTTATATCAGAAAAATAATTAACTCTTCTTAACTATACTTAGTCAAAATCAAATTGATCTATAACAAGAAGATTATTACAATAAAGTGACTCTTTCCTGTTTATTCAGGAGGAATGTTAATGTTACATTGTCAGTTCTGAAGCATCAACTGAACCAAATGAATCTTTGTCTAAACAACCTTAACATAAGAAGGATGATTACTGCTGAGTATTTTTCTCGTCAATTGCCGATAATGGACTTGTTTATTCAAAATGATGATGTGATAAGCATATTCTTAATATTTGGTTAGTATAGTAACAAGTACCGACGGAGTTAGATGTTTACTTGGTCATATAAGTTTGTGCTATTTGTTCTAGCTTCATTCGCTCCAAGACATTTGATGAGATTCCGGCATGCATGATTGAGCCTGATACAGAAGTAATTGTTTGATTTATGATCTTATTTGTATTTAAAGAAAATGAATATCTTCATTCACGATGTTTTAGGAACGTGGAACATTATATTTCTGAAAATTTTAAGACATCCTCGGAATCAGCAGCATATCTTGTCATAAGCTTTCCTGGATCATGGTTTGAAACTGACTGGTTTGTTACAAAACCTTTTGGAGAAACTAAGATAGATCTTGCTCACTTCCCTTTACTTAAAAGTGTTGGTAATGATGAAACTGCTTTAGTTAATCAAGCTTTTTTAAACAGATTTGACCGCTTATTCAAATTTTTCTCAATTATATCTGAGGTGAGGTAGTTACTCGCTGTGATGAAATGAAACTGTTAGTCCTGTTCTTCAGCTTTTGAATCCTGAAAACAACAACTTGAAACCTCAGGATTCAATAAGAGACAGTGTGAGTTGTGAATTTTACTCCACTGTGATGAAAAATGCAGCAACTGTTACAAGACATGTTGCTTGTAATCTAATGGGAAGCACAAATTTGTTGCTGGAGACTATGACAAATTTTGTTGAGTTAAGCCCTTATAGACCCTTTAGAACTTACATTTTCTGCAACGGTAATGGCCAGTGGATTGTGGTCAATAACTCGGACGCTGTTTTACAACTCATGTTTCACATTGCTCAGCTAAAAGATTCACACAACTTTCTGAAGTTGCCAACGAAAGCATAGTGCAACATCTAGCCTATGAAGCTGAATTAGAGGAGAGTTTGGGAATGCAAAATGTGGTGTACTTAAACAAACTTGATGACCTTCCCTTGTCTTTGGGCGATGCTCCTAATACCGACATTGCAACCGCCTTGGATAGCCTTGGACTGGTCAGTAACTTTTCTTTTGCTTTCTATATTTCTGCATAAAGTTAGACTTTATAATTAAGTTAGACTGTATGATATGATTTGTTTTTGCTGAAACTGATCTCAGGGCGTAAGAGCACGGTTGTGCCTTAGAGCAGCTGGTGAGTTAGAAAAGCAAAAGGAAAGAAATGAGGAGAAAATAAAAAAGGAGATTCAGAAGAAGGCTGTGGCAAGCATGAGGGATTTGGAAGAGTACAAAGCAACATGTGAGAAAAACAAGGGAAAAGGTTATTACGATGCCTTCAAGGTGCAAAAGGAGGAAAAGGATTTCCAAGCAAACGTGAAGAGGCTTGTGCTCGCAGGGGTATGGGATGAGATCATTGAAATGCTCAAGAGGTACAAACTGCCAGATGAGTTTGAAGGAAAAAAAGAATGGATTGAACTCGGAACCAGATTCCGTCGTCTTGTTGAGCCTCTAGATATTGCCAATTATTACGGTCATTTGAAGAATGAGGACACAGGACCTTACATGAACAAGGCTAGGCCAAAGAGGTATAGGTAGACTCAGAGATGGTTGGAACATGCTGACAGGTTGGCAAAAGAAGATATCACAGAATGGAGCTTTTGGGGTGAGGTGGAGGAGCTTTGCAGCCTTTTGAAGATGTGAAGAAAAGGGTTGTGAAAGTTGGCAAAAGAAGTAAGCAAGGATGTGTTCGGCTtaaaataatgcaaaaaatcACATAAATTGGAGATGCAGGGTATCAATCCCTGTACCTCTCACATGCCAAGCAAACACTCTACCATCTGAACTAATCCCCACATATATTCAAGGGATTCTAAATATTAATAATATGAGCTTAAAATAAACTTGAGAAATTAACTAACACATATGATTATGACATGAAATTTTTTACCATCAAATGCTCTATCACTCTTTCCTATTATATTTTATAGGACATATTGTACAACATTCATATTTGGTACGACATTCACATTTCAAGAGAGCAACCATACTTATACTTTAAGTTCTCTCATAAATACAAAACATGGTTAGAAAGTGCAAGACTCATACCCAAGAGGGAGTGAAATGCAATCTCATATGTAGAGTATTGTTCTCAATGTATGTCATGATCAATGTGATCTATGTCGGTTTCTTCGTTCCATGTGTCACGGCGTCTACAATGACCGTTGTGGAAAGACTAAGACTCTCAAGTATTTCTTGAATGAAATAAAGATTGATATGTATCATACTTGTGCCTCCTAGTTTTGATAGGACATATGTCCTCGCGTTATGCTCCCTTGAAACATGAGCAATCTCATACGTCTTGAATGAGTTCAAATTTGTCTTTGACCACAACATATACTTCTGTCGTAGTGGGTCTTTGGCAtgttgttagatacccaaaagtgcttatttgagctatcaaatatgggcataTTTCACTCCGTTTCCTTGCtaaaagtgttcgaaaccacctttgtttttgataaattgcaatacaatgataaacgatcttggtacctttgatttgtgtgttattgtgcaggaaataggcatgaaataatagaaaatgaagccacaagaaagttggcaaagggaccaaagaaaagatgcattcatcagcttgctcgctaggcgagggctgtggcgaagggctcgctaggcgagcgcccagcgagaacccagcgaaaagctccagtattttacagtggcaaacatcaacaaactcgctaggcgagctgccagcgaagtgtgtagcgaacacgtccagacttggtgaaaaacgcagccagcactcactcgctaggcgagccattagcgagctcccagcgagcattccagtagcaaaacctcttaagctcgctggagcgaaggttgaagcgtgggcttcgcctagcgaaggttttgttcgcctagcgatCATGCCAGTTTGGCAAAAgttatttctctgggcgcaggtgcctcaggtgcctcatttaggggctcgctaggcgagccattctgctcgcctagcgagcatgacagctcagtagcagctctataagtagcaagggctactttttggagccatacttttacacctccatacttttgtactttttagatattttccagcattgctcttgggatcttttgtgacctagaaatcatttctcttcatctcttaacaatctttcacaaaaagaaggtggattcccatccaatctcgattattcgactcggatgttgatcaaccttcttccgaaacttgttgaccaagctaccatgaaaatgagtagctaatttcttcattttgtcaaggttagatgtagatgatcatgagctttgtgtgtaaatggtATGATCTCaatttgtaaactctttaatggtgaatatatgatgaaaactttgttcttattgaaaactctttgtgttggtttatgatcgagagatgtttaccaactcttaacctaggttttcatccaatcttgtttgttagctagagatagtaatgaatgattttgttcaccataaggttgaaccaaaaagttgtcattttgatagattgtgttagagataaacaatggatcaaaatgggaaaactcacaatgtgtgttagagataaacacattgggaggactttgtgaaatagtttatcatctaaaggagtttataagttttgttgatcgaacatatacatgcaaagtgatcgtcgaaccctaactttggcaatatttctcaaatattaaaatcaaaacttttaccgcattttattacacttttatgcaagataccgtgacaaacaccaaaatcccattgttaccttaagctaagaattaaaacaactgtcgaaaggcggtgatatctcacaatccctgtggagacgataacaaaaacccgacacttaaaattacaatcaacaaaatggcgtcgttgccggggattgtgaattgatattgcgagcatcgcaatagttgcttaatttttagctttcgaatttttgacttgtgcttgtaatttgtttggtttagtgtgcagctttcgttttatgcgagggcagatccctgtggacgaacttctttttgatcccgagatcgagagaaccgcaaggaggctgaatagcaaaacgagacgaaggaggcaacaggctagacaacgtcaagaacaaggagaaatttcttctaccacacatccaccaccgttcatacctaccatggaaccaccaccaccgcccatttccactccatgcataaacagtccaagaaacactgctcagtttgccaaccacacgggaaggcaagctgagatgaaaacgggaactctcaatttattatatggaagttcattcaccggaatggaccatgaagatccctttgcttttctcacaaaattttatgagatagcattggcggccggagtggatcaggctcaagagctaccgttgtttagaagattatttccccacgctttgctcggcaaagcaaaagattggtacttagatcaaacaccagtcgtcatgacagactggaacgtgttggAGGAGAAGTTCATAGAgagatttttctcccataaccggttcatggaatccaagacggccatctcagtgtttgcacaaggaatcaatgaatccttaaatgaagcgtgggaaagattcaaatccatgtttcggaagtgtaaagggcatggatttgatgaattgactcaaatccatattttcaaaaatggacttcaaccaaattgcaagacgttgttggatgctacctcgggtggctctttattgtctaaaagtgccgaagaagctacaaatatcatgaatcgaatggctctaaatgatcttcagagtcaaagtagaggcaactctttgaagaagccgggagtgcttgaacttgggacgaacgatgccatccttgcccaaaacaaactcatctcacaacaagtggaactcttaacgtagcaaataaaagagttgagagaaccttctaaagctaaacaaatagcttgttgtgagctttgcaaaggtgagcatgacaccggattctgtccacctcccgggttcgaagaagtaaactacatggcaaaccaacgggactaccaaccgagacaacaacaacaacaaccatatcaaccacacctcaaaatcaacaacaacatttccaagggaatcaagggttccaacctaggagtaactattaccataaccaaggttatggaggtggttcttctagccgtcaaaaccctcaCCAAAATCCctatcaacctcaacaaccgccggtcgtaacttcaaaattagaagagacattgacacaatttatgcaaatgtcaatggctaatcaaaaaAGCAACGATGCGGCTatcaaaaatctcgagactcaagttgggcaacttgctaagcaactcgcggaacaacaacccggtccttccttttcggcaaacacgcaaacaaatcctaaggagcattgtaaggcgatcacgacaagaagtgggagggagttgattagtgagaataaaaaaagagatgagattgaacaaagagaggaaaagaagaaaaatgaggaggaaatattggaggataatattgatggtgaagtgggggagtggagtgaggaggaagaagttgaaaagaacgaaaagaatggtgaagttgaaaagaaagaaagtgtg containing:
- the LOC127083531 gene encoding UPF0481 protein At3g47200, which translates into the protein MKLHLQQNGFIQTENENRDLIIHMETMLQSVELPLVSRCCIYKVPQKIRKLNQEAYTPTILSIGPFHYGDKRLESMEELKLRYLKSFLERTQKGLGDCIQYIKKSEENIRSCYSEAIEQTTDDFVKIILTDACFIIEYFLRSLEWPQEDPLLSKPWLRCDVKLDLILLENQLPWFVLEDLFNLTEPSCIDGEVSSFFDVAFHYFRVHFLQSILPNETSNNKFTIEYFLEHYQQYIMKPDQVSMQLHNLTDLLRVFYLPPDMLPKREKQTVKHLYSASQLIEAGVKLNVGQDYQSVLELRFSKGGLTIPRFEVCHWTETLLRNVVAFEQCHYPFQTYVTDYTILLDFLIDTSQDVDKLVDKGIMINTLGDSNAVAKMINNLCVNVVQENINGGYISLCRRLNCFYEDPSHKYKAIFIHDYFSTPWKITSFVAAIVLLLLTLVQATCSVISLF